One stretch of Oscillospiraceae bacterium DNA includes these proteins:
- a CDS encoding helix-hairpin-helix domain-containing protein, with protein sequence MKSELTKIPGIGTNMAEHLIRAGYPTIESLKGQSPDEIYAADCIAQGMPVDRCALYCYRFAVYYADHNGQLSEGKANWWDWKD encoded by the coding sequence ATGAAATCAGAACTAACAAAAATCCCCGGTATCGGGACAAACATGGCAGAACATCTGATTCGAGCAGGCTATCCAACAATTGAGAGCCTGAAAGGGCAAAGCCCTGACGAAATTTACGCTGCCGACTGCATTGCCCAAGGTATGCCAGTGGACAGATGCGCTTTGTACTGCTATCGGTTTGCGGTGTATTACGCAGACCACAACGGGCAGTTATCAGAGGGAAAAGCCAACTGGTGGGATTGGAAGGATTGA
- a CDS encoding helix-turn-helix domain-containing protein has product MDGRHTAKRGRPAKPVSNPSMITKAVIQFLQTSMSETVAKRIAGLILIAAGISNDRIVELTGLSDRSIWTLKKAVNGGDIDSLFTTGRGGGRPGKAKGIESAIAEEVEKNNYHSRQQVADMIFEKFGIRMSVSAVGKLLKKTASGD; this is encoded by the coding sequence ATGGACGGAAGGCATACTGCGAAACGAGGAAGACCCGCAAAGCCCGTTTCAAACCCCAGCATGATCACGAAAGCTGTGATCCAATTTCTGCAGACGAGTATGAGCGAGACGGTGGCAAAAAGGATTGCAGGTTTGATACTTATCGCCGCCGGCATTTCGAACGACCGCATCGTCGAACTAACCGGGCTGAGCGATCGAAGCATCTGGACACTCAAGAAAGCCGTAAATGGTGGCGACATAGACAGTCTCTTTACGACAGGGCGTGGCGGCGGCAGGCCCGGGAAAGCAAAGGGCATCGAGAGCGCCATCGCCGAGGAAGTGGAGAAAAACAACTATCACAGTCGCCAGCAGGTCGCAGACATGATATTTGAGAAATTTGGCATCAGGATGTCTGTTTCTGCAGTTGGGAAGCTTCTAAAAAAAACGGCATCAGGCGATTGA